The DNA sequence TGGGGTAGTTGCAATATCTTTTCATGGATCCCGAGCCTCTTTGCTGCTTCTAAAACTTTTTCTGGTGGGATCTCTTTATGAAAAAGACGGAGATTATCCAAGACGGTGCCGGGAAAAAGGACTACATCCTGGGGGACAAAGCCAATGCGCCGGCGTAAGGAGTAGCGATTTATTTTTCTGAGATTTATATCATCAATCAAAATCTCTCCATGAATGGGTTGATAATACTTCAACAAAAGGAAAACAATTGAAGTCTTGCCCCCGCCGGTCGCACCCACCAATGCGATTCTTTCGCCTTTCTTTATCTCAAAATTTAGATCTTTCAATACCCAATCTTCGTCTTCGTAAGAGAAGCGCACATCTTTGAATTTTATCCCTTTCTCCAATTTTTCAAAAATGCATTCTTCGATTTTATCTTCATATTCCGAAGGTAATCTTAGAATATGGAAAATCCTCTCGGCCGCAGCAAAAGAACGCTCAATGAGGTTAATCTGGTCCGAGAGACCGCGCAAAGGACCAAAAAATCTCGTAAGATAATTGACGAATAAAAAGAGGGTACCGATGGTTATTGCACCTTTCAATGCCCATAGTCCCCCTATCCCCAGGATCAAAATGATACCCACTATCTCACCCAGGTCCACCAGAAACCAAATCCGATACCAGTAGAGCATCGATTTCATCTCCAGGTCAAATTTCTCCTGACCCAGATTGTTGATCTTTGTTAGAAAATTATCTTCCTGCCGAAAACTCTGGACTACTGGTAAGGCACGGAGGGTCTCCATGACAAAACTATTTATCTCGGCGATCTTTTTACGGAGTTTGAGATAAACCGGTCGGACATGTTTCCCAAACCACCAAAAGGCATAAAGAAAGACAGGGAAAAGGATTAAAATCAATAAGTATAATC is a window from the candidate division WOR-3 bacterium genome containing:
- a CDS encoding ABC transporter ATP-binding protein, translated to MWWHEEEPTLEDEDRARRDIRLIQKFVPYFKPYIKKIIIAILLLLISTLLALIGPVLIKRVIDYEIPQGNVKGLVVIALGYLVIQGAIILIRYLQQIEIAMIGERAIADLKFDLFKHVLTLPVVFFDKNPVGRLITRVEGDAETLKNLFSSTAVVLAQDVILLLGMSIIMMIVHFRLYLLILILFPVFLYAFWWFGKHVRPVYLKLRKKIAEINSFVMETLRALPVVQSFRQEDNFLTKINNLGQEKFDLEMKSMLYWYRIWFLVDLGEIVGIILILGIGGLWALKGAITIGTLFLFVNYLTRFFGPLRGLSDQINLIERSFAAAERIFHILRLPSEYEDKIEECIFEKLEKGIKFKDVRFSYEDEDWVLKDLNFEIKKGERIALVGATGGGKTSIVFLLLKYYQPIHGEILIDDINLRKINRYSLRRRIGFVPQDVVLFPGTVLDNLRLFHKEIPPEKVLEAAKRLGIHEKILQLPQGYETDIIEQGINLSFGERQLLSFARALIFDPEIIVLDEATSAVDPQSEKIIQEGLKELLQQRTAIIIAHRLTTTRLADRILVIHQGRLVEEGSHGELLKKKGFYCHFYQLQYLDQRIE